In Dehalogenimonas etheniformans, one genomic interval encodes:
- a CDS encoding zinc finger domain-containing protein, with product MWEQISANRTRSIILVIFMGAVLIGVGFALGDYFFGTPYGGVAIAAVVWIIMTLVAYFQGDSILLATAGARKIEKKDHPRLFNVVEEMTIACGLAKMPDVYIIDDPALNAFATGRDQNHAAVAITSGLLQKLNRDELQGVIAHEMSHVKNRDVLLMSIAAVLLGTVVILSYYFSRMIFFTGGRGSRRSSDSGGSGGAIIAIVGILFIILAPIFTQLLYFALSRRREYLADASAALYTRYPEGLASALEKLAASTNPVAKANQATAPMYIVNPFRDKGRAATDWTSTHPPISERIRILRQMGHSASLKAYEDAYEKTAHSHVLPHSALAGAAAAVETRAPSAEGVVEEPDLTARTRETQNMLFGMANYRRIDCSNCGTTLRLPPNFTAPAVRCPHCGTINAVN from the coding sequence ATGTGGGAACAGATAAGCGCAAACCGCACCCGCTCGATCATCCTGGTGATTTTCATGGGAGCGGTGCTCATCGGAGTAGGCTTTGCCCTTGGCGACTATTTCTTCGGGACTCCTTACGGCGGAGTAGCCATTGCCGCGGTAGTCTGGATTATCATGACGCTGGTGGCATATTTCCAGGGCGATAGCATCCTTTTAGCCACAGCAGGCGCCAGGAAGATCGAGAAGAAGGATCACCCGAGGCTCTTTAACGTCGTCGAGGAAATGACCATCGCCTGCGGCCTGGCCAAAATGCCGGATGTCTACATCATCGACGACCCGGCGTTGAATGCCTTCGCCACCGGCCGAGACCAGAACCACGCGGCCGTGGCTATCACCTCGGGACTGCTACAGAAACTTAACCGGGATGAACTCCAGGGCGTCATCGCCCACGAAATGTCCCACGTCAAAAACCGGGACGTGCTGCTGATGTCAATCGCAGCGGTTCTCCTGGGCACCGTCGTCATCCTGTCATACTATTTCAGCCGGATGATCTTTTTCACCGGCGGCCGGGGTTCACGGCGATCCAGCGACTCGGGCGGCAGCGGCGGCGCCATTATTGCGATCGTCGGTATCCTCTTCATCATCCTGGCGCCCATCTTCACTCAACTTTTGTATTTTGCCCTGTCCCGCCGGAGAGAATACCTGGCGGACGCCTCCGCAGCGCTTTATACCCGGTATCCGGAAGGGCTGGCTTCAGCACTGGAAAAACTGGCGGCTTCTACCAATCCTGTCGCCAAGGCCAACCAGGCTACCGCGCCGATGTACATCGTAAATCCGTTCCGCGACAAAGGCCGAGCGGCCACCGATTGGACCAGCACCCATCCGCCTATCTCCGAGCGGATCCGCATTCTCCGCCAGATGGGCCACAGCGCCTCGCTCAAGGCGTACGAAGACGCTTACGAGAAAACAGCCCATTCCCACGTTCTGCCTCATTCCGCTCTGGCCGGCGCCGCAGCCGCGGTAGAAACCCGGGCGCCTTCTGCGGAAGGCGTCGTCGAAGAACCGGATCTGACCGCCCGCACCCGGGAAACACAGAACATGCTCTTCGGTATGGCCAATTACCGCAGGATCGATTGTTCCAACTGCGGCACCACCCTCCGCCTGCCGCCGAACTTCACCGCGCCAGCCGTAAGATGCCCGCATTGCGGAACTATCAACGCGGTTAACTGA
- a CDS encoding DEAD/DEAH box helicase, whose protein sequence is MTFESFNFHPAILSGIKTVGYTEPTPIQAQAIPPALEGRDLIGLAQTGTGKTAAFVLPMLQKLLRGPRGKLRGLIISPTRELAEQIYDAIKGLSHHTGIRSMAIYGGVGMEAQKSKLRVGIDIVVACPGRLLDHVWQGSIDFTDVETLVIDEADRMFDMGFLPDIRKIMKCLMHERQTLLFSATMPDDVRKLVREFLKDPVTVQIGTVAPANTVAHALYPVRQDLKTPLLKTLLKEKGMDSVLIFTRTKHRTERVALALGQEGYAVASIQGNLSQYRRQAALDGFKDGTFKVLVATDIASRGIDVSDVSHVINYDMPDTADAYIHRIGRTGRIGKTGDAFTFVSAEDEPMVRALERLLKSPIERRSLEHFKYDAPEPVKHEFARGPRPSRPTPAAPGAGERRRVPSWRRPPAAYRQPA, encoded by the coding sequence ATGACTTTCGAATCATTCAACTTTCATCCCGCTATCTTGAGCGGTATCAAAACGGTCGGTTACACCGAACCCACCCCCATCCAGGCTCAGGCTATACCACCCGCCCTGGAAGGCCGCGATCTTATCGGCCTGGCCCAAACGGGCACGGGTAAGACCGCAGCTTTTGTTCTGCCGATGCTCCAAAAGCTGCTTCGAGGCCCTCGCGGCAAGCTTCGCGGATTGATCATCTCGCCAACTCGCGAACTCGCTGAGCAGATTTATGATGCTATAAAAGGGCTGTCGCACCACACTGGAATACGCAGCATGGCCATCTACGGCGGTGTCGGCATGGAAGCCCAAAAGAGCAAACTGCGCGTTGGCATTGACATTGTGGTGGCTTGCCCCGGACGCTTGTTGGATCACGTCTGGCAGGGATCCATTGACTTCACCGACGTCGAAACGCTGGTCATCGATGAGGCTGATCGGATGTTCGATATGGGCTTCCTGCCTGATATCCGCAAGATCATGAAATGCCTGATGCATGAACGACAGACACTCTTATTCTCCGCCACTATGCCAGATGATGTACGCAAATTGGTGCGAGAATTTTTGAAGGATCCGGTGACAGTGCAGATAGGCACAGTGGCTCCGGCCAATACCGTGGCTCATGCCCTTTACCCCGTGCGCCAGGATCTTAAAACTCCTCTACTTAAAACGTTGCTCAAAGAAAAAGGCATGGACTCCGTACTAATCTTCACCCGTACCAAGCATCGCACCGAACGCGTTGCCCTGGCTCTAGGCCAGGAAGGCTATGCCGTGGCTTCCATTCAGGGCAATCTTTCTCAATATCGGAGACAAGCAGCTCTGGACGGTTTCAAGGACGGTACTTTTAAAGTGCTGGTCGCCACCGACATCGCATCCCGCGGCATCGATGTCTCTGATGTCTCGCACGTCATCAACTACGATATGCCGGACACCGCCGACGCCTATATCCACCGCATCGGCCGTACCGGCCGAATCGGCAAAACCGGAGATGCCTTCACCTTCGTTTCTGCTGAAGATGAGCCTATGGTACGAGCCCTGGAAAGACTGCTCAAATCTCCGATTGAACGGCGCAGCCTCGAGCACTTCAAGTACGACGCCCCTGAGCCCGTTAAACATGAGTTTGCCCGCGGCCCCAGGCCTTCCCGTCCGACCCCCGCCGCACCAGGTGCTGGCGAACGCCGTCGGGTACCTTCATGGCGCAGACCGCCTGCAGCCTATCGCCAACCTGCCTAG
- a CDS encoding DegV family protein, with protein sequence MVIKIVTDSTADIPLELATQLGITSVPLYVQFGGHSYKDRIDITEDEFYARLQSDSVHPTTAQPSPQDFARVYDSLAKDTDGILSIHISEKMSGTISSAHQGAKMMKNPVPVEIVDSKYTSMAQGLVVVATARLAKTGNDLQTLAAAARGFVGDIHLLVLFDTLKYVARGGRIGRAKALLGSILNVKPLLGIKDGEFIPVGQVRSRAKGIERLFELVKEAGHNIAEATVIHSTTPDEAKSLADRISEFVSPDKIYIGRFGPVLGVHGGPGVLAVAVRLKAQT encoded by the coding sequence GTGGTCATCAAAATTGTCACTGACTCCACCGCCGACATCCCACTGGAACTTGCAACCCAACTTGGAATAACCTCGGTTCCGCTTTACGTCCAATTCGGCGGTCATTCATATAAGGATCGTATCGATATCACTGAGGATGAGTTTTATGCGCGCCTTCAGAGTGACTCGGTACACCCAACCACCGCCCAGCCCTCTCCTCAGGATTTTGCCAGAGTCTATGACAGCCTCGCCAAAGATACCGACGGCATCCTTTCAATCCATATCTCTGAGAAAATGAGTGGTACCATCAGCTCTGCCCACCAGGGCGCCAAGATGATGAAAAATCCCGTGCCCGTTGAAATTGTAGATTCCAAATACACTTCCATGGCCCAGGGGCTGGTGGTGGTGGCCACCGCGCGCCTGGCCAAAACCGGCAATGACCTTCAGACATTGGCAGCGGCAGCCCGAGGTTTCGTCGGCGATATTCACTTGCTGGTACTTTTCGACACCCTGAAATATGTTGCCCGCGGTGGCCGCATCGGCCGGGCTAAGGCATTACTGGGCTCCATCCTCAATGTCAAACCGCTTCTCGGCATCAAGGACGGTGAATTCATTCCCGTTGGTCAGGTCAGGAGCCGGGCTAAGGGAATCGAACGACTGTTTGAACTGGTCAAAGAAGCCGGGCATAACATCGCCGAGGCGACAGTTATCCACTCCACCACCCCTGACGAAGCCAAATCGTTAGCTGATCGCATTTCCGAATTCGTATCGCCGGACAAAATCTATATCGGGCGATTTGGCCCGGTTCTCGGGGTTCACGGCGGTCCAGGTGTCCTGGCAGTCGCCGTCAGGCTCAAAGCCCAAACCTGA
- a CDS encoding MarR family winged helix-turn-helix transcriptional regulator, whose amino-acid sequence MNDRKQQVEQLIKKLHSLKRLMNPDAQCTGEEFLAPSQWLALFLISRHEGIGIKELASKLGISSSAATQLVDGLVDKGMLLRQPALEDRRALRLSLPKESRKKIEALKVQRLERFCAVFSSLDDEEFRTLIGLLDKVVTHSPTN is encoded by the coding sequence ATGAATGATCGTAAACAACAGGTCGAGCAGCTTATAAAAAAGCTGCATTCGCTCAAACGCCTGATGAATCCCGACGCTCAGTGCACCGGTGAGGAATTTTTGGCTCCCTCTCAATGGCTGGCGCTGTTTCTCATCAGCCGGCATGAAGGCATCGGCATAAAAGAGTTGGCGTCCAAGTTGGGTATTTCATCCAGCGCCGCCACCCAGCTGGTTGACGGATTGGTTGACAAGGGCATGCTTCTGCGCCAACCTGCGCTCGAAGACCGACGAGCCCTTCGTCTCAGCCTGCCGAAAGAAAGCCGTAAAAAAATTGAAGCCCTGAAAGTCCAGCGTCTGGAACGCTTTTGCGCTGTCTTCAGTTCCCTCGATGACGAGGAGTTCCGGACCCTGATCGGGCTTTTGGATAAAGTAGTCACCCATTCCCCGACCAATTGA
- a CDS encoding MDR family MFS transporter, with the protein MTHKQSTPLILAGVMLSMILASLDQTIVATAMPKIVEEFQGLSHISWVFTSYMLATAVTVPIYGKLSDVFGRRNLVLLAIIIFLVGSALAGASQNMTQLIFCRALQGVGSGAIMVNSFSVIGDLFPPAQRGKVQGLFGAVFGITSVAGPLLGGWLTDSFSWRWIFYVNIPVGMAALAVIFAGAPPKISNPHEAKNHSIDYLGAILLTATLVPLLLALVWGGSQYPWGSPEIVTLLVVALIALFAFIWREIRAKDPIVSPSLFKNRVFTVSIIATFLASLGMFGSILFIPVFAQGVAGFSATNSGLILMPMMISIVVGSMFAGQVMSRTGNYKILAIAGMVIATVGMLLFSQISETTSQFSLVLRMITMGIGLGFTMPVFTVAVQNAFAHKHLGEVTAGIQLFRTVGATVGGAVLGGVMNVQLAARLSNIQSDPFIVMAKQANPNIPVNIDSNTIQTFLSNTGQAQIRAGFEQAPAAIRDALTNAFNNFLEILRTAYSDSIDRVFIIGAILMAVAVIATIFLPQIALRKSHHPMPEELGVERSIDGTV; encoded by the coding sequence ATGACCCACAAGCAAAGTACGCCCCTTATCCTGGCCGGCGTCATGTTGTCCATGATCCTGGCCTCGCTTGACCAGACCATTGTCGCCACCGCTATGCCTAAGATCGTCGAAGAATTCCAGGGCTTGTCGCACATTTCCTGGGTTTTCACATCGTACATGCTGGCTACAGCCGTTACTGTGCCAATCTATGGCAAATTAAGTGATGTTTTCGGCCGTAGGAACCTTGTCCTGCTGGCCATTATCATTTTCCTGGTGGGTTCCGCCCTTGCCGGTGCATCGCAAAATATGACCCAGCTCATCTTCTGCCGCGCCCTCCAGGGTGTCGGTTCCGGCGCGATCATGGTTAATTCTTTCTCCGTCATCGGTGACCTGTTCCCGCCAGCCCAGCGCGGTAAAGTCCAGGGTCTTTTTGGTGCCGTGTTCGGCATCACCTCAGTGGCTGGTCCGCTCCTTGGCGGTTGGCTGACCGATAGTTTCTCCTGGCGTTGGATCTTCTATGTCAACATTCCCGTAGGCATGGCTGCCCTGGCAGTCATCTTCGCTGGTGCGCCACCCAAGATCAGTAATCCTCACGAAGCTAAAAACCACTCTATCGACTACCTCGGAGCGATTCTGCTTACCGCCACACTCGTGCCGCTTCTTCTTGCCCTGGTATGGGGCGGCAGCCAATATCCCTGGGGTTCCCCGGAGATCGTTACTTTGCTCGTCGTCGCCCTTATCGCTCTGTTTGCCTTCATCTGGCGCGAAATTAGGGCTAAGGATCCGATCGTCTCACCCTCACTGTTTAAAAACCGGGTGTTCACCGTGTCCATCATCGCCACCTTCCTGGCTTCGCTGGGCATGTTCGGATCCATCCTGTTCATCCCGGTCTTCGCCCAGGGCGTCGCCGGATTTTCGGCCACCAATTCCGGTCTGATCCTGATGCCAATGATGATCTCGATCGTTGTCGGCTCCATGTTCGCCGGCCAGGTCATGTCGCGCACCGGCAACTATAAGATCCTGGCCATCGCTGGTATGGTAATCGCCACCGTGGGAATGCTGCTTTTCTCCCAGATAAGCGAGACGACCTCGCAGTTCTCCCTGGTCCTGCGCATGATCACTATGGGCATCGGCCTCGGCTTCACCATGCCGGTCTTCACCGTGGCGGTGCAAAACGCCTTTGCCCATAAACATCTCGGTGAGGTCACCGCCGGAATCCAGTTGTTCCGGACGGTCGGCGCCACGGTCGGCGGCGCGGTCCTGGGCGGCGTCATGAACGTCCAGCTCGCTGCCCGCCTTTCTAACATCCAGAGCGACCCGTTCATCGTCATGGCCAAGCAGGCTAACCCGAACATTCCGGTCAACATTGACAGCAACACCATCCAGACGTTCCTGAGCAACACCGGACAGGCGCAGATCCGGGCCGGTTTCGAGCAGGCTCCTGCCGCCATCCGCGATGCGCTGACGAACGCCTTCAACAACTTCCTGGAAATCCTTAGGACGGCCTACAGCGACTCCATCGACCGGGTGTTCATCATCGGCGCCATCCTGATGGCCGTCGCCGTTATCGCCACCATCTTCCTGCCGCAGATCGCCCTGCGCAAGAGCCATCACCCCATGCCGGAAGAACTGGGTGTAGAACGAAGCATCGATGGGACAGTCTGA
- the secA gene encoding preprotein translocase subunit SecA, which yields MFKWLSKVAGDSNEKEIKRLQPLVARINALEPEYMKLTDEELKGKTAEFKTKVAAEYAELMGDIDNLREQLAVTVSPEDRNKLKDKIITLENSCFDTILHEAFAAVREASRRALGLRHYDVQLIGGSVLHEGHIAEMKTGEGKTLVATLPLYLNSLLGKGAHLITQNDYLARRDAYWMGPVYHALGISVASIYPMQTPDEHQPSRLFDPAYNSGKENDPWKHYRPVPRKEAYDADITYGTSAEFGFDYLRDNMVIDLKQCVQRPDGPYFAIVDEVDNLLIDEARTPLIISAPDMEAGKLYQTFARLVLKLKPETDYEVKIKERQAEPTEDGWVKIEGLLKREGLMKTDNLYDPQNSHLMRQLRNALSAKEFYLKDRQYVVDRDPDGQIGIVIVDEFTGRKMVGRRYSEGLHQAIEAKEGVRVREESKTYASITIQNYFRMYDKLAGMTGTALTEAEEFARIYKLEVVAIPTNRPMIRDDETDQIYKDVDAKFKAVVREVEEMRAAGRPVLLGTVSIENSDLISEMLRKKGIPNEVLNAKKHEREAAIVAEAGKPGAVTVATNMAGRGVDIILGGRLESYDPMGDLKTFLAEELSKTTVDREKLTEFEKGIEAEEAEITRLQGQINTLRLEYIQEVKTDPAAAVQSGKLAEIDEHERMLKAVAEHYMTVYGKWIGDMANEQPANPKKMECRIDTGRCQSVLDKEKKRFNEWLERYVAVVKAGGLHVIGTERHEARRIDNQLRGRSGRQGDPGSSRFFVSLEDDIMRRFGGDMVRGLMERLGFDENTPIENSMISKSIENAQKRVEGFNFDIRKNLVEYDDVVNKHREIIYGERKKILEGADLRSNILNMVKETIDAIVADRLAGLDYQDWDTAGLLTDIGAFMTIPADLTAEEIQRLSADEVAERLKCWAEEQYAKKEQEISPEILRQIERHLMLRVIDTLWIEHLTFVEHLRLEAGWQTLRQVKAVDAYKNEGYRAFEDLLDGIKHDVVHTIFKVQVVRQGAPGAAPQRIQARQAPLAVGAAVSSAAETVALKAGATSPMQAAAAGANVSHAAKDAEGHKVGRNDPCPCGSGKKYKKCCGA from the coding sequence ATGTTCAAATGGCTCAGCAAAGTGGCCGGCGACTCTAATGAAAAAGAGATCAAACGGTTACAGCCGCTGGTTGCGCGGATAAATGCGCTTGAACCCGAGTATATGAAGCTTACTGATGAGGAACTCAAAGGAAAGACTGCAGAGTTCAAAACGAAGGTGGCCGCGGAGTACGCAGAACTCATGGGTGATATCGACAATCTGCGTGAACAACTGGCTGTCACCGTCAGCCCGGAGGACCGCAACAAGCTCAAGGACAAGATCATTACCCTAGAGAATTCATGCTTCGATACAATCCTGCACGAGGCTTTTGCGGCGGTGCGCGAGGCCTCCCGTCGAGCTTTGGGACTGAGACACTACGATGTCCAGCTCATCGGCGGTTCCGTCCTGCACGAAGGGCACATCGCCGAGATGAAAACCGGCGAAGGCAAAACTTTGGTAGCCACCCTGCCCCTCTACCTCAACTCGCTCCTGGGCAAAGGCGCCCATCTGATCACCCAGAACGACTACCTGGCCCGCCGCGACGCCTACTGGATGGGACCCGTTTACCACGCCCTGGGCATTTCGGTGGCCTCCATCTACCCGATGCAGACGCCGGACGAGCACCAGCCGTCGCGTTTGTTCGATCCGGCTTACAACTCGGGCAAGGAGAACGACCCCTGGAAACACTACAGGCCGGTGCCGCGCAAGGAGGCTTACGATGCCGACATTACCTATGGCACTTCGGCGGAATTCGGCTTCGACTACCTCCGCGACAACATGGTCATCGACCTGAAGCAGTGCGTCCAGCGGCCGGACGGGCCTTACTTCGCCATCGTTGATGAAGTCGACAACCTGCTCATCGATGAAGCCAGGACGCCGCTTATCATCTCAGCCCCGGATATGGAAGCCGGCAAGCTCTATCAGACGTTCGCCCGCCTGGTTCTAAAACTTAAACCGGAAACGGACTACGAGGTCAAGATCAAGGAACGCCAGGCTGAGCCTACCGAGGATGGCTGGGTCAAGATCGAAGGTCTGCTAAAACGCGAAGGCCTGATGAAGACCGATAATCTGTACGATCCCCAGAACTCCCACCTGATGCGCCAGCTCAGAAACGCCCTCTCGGCCAAGGAGTTTTATCTCAAAGACCGCCAGTACGTCGTCGACCGAGACCCAGACGGGCAAATTGGCATCGTCATCGTCGACGAGTTCACCGGCCGCAAGATGGTCGGGCGGCGCTACTCAGAAGGTTTACACCAGGCTATCGAGGCTAAGGAAGGCGTAAGAGTCCGGGAGGAATCCAAGACATACGCCTCCATCACCATCCAGAATTATTTCAGGATGTACGACAAACTAGCGGGCATGACCGGAACCGCCCTGACCGAGGCCGAGGAATTCGCCAGGATCTACAAGCTGGAAGTGGTGGCTATCCCGACCAACCGGCCGATGATCCGCGACGACGAAACCGACCAGATCTACAAAGATGTTGACGCCAAGTTCAAGGCTGTCGTCCGTGAGGTAGAAGAGATGCGGGCGGCGGGACGGCCGGTGCTCCTGGGCACGGTGTCCATTGAAAACTCTGATCTCATTTCCGAGATGCTCAGGAAAAAAGGCATCCCGAACGAGGTGCTGAACGCCAAGAAGCATGAACGGGAAGCCGCCATCGTCGCCGAAGCAGGTAAGCCGGGGGCGGTGACCGTTGCTACCAATATGGCCGGCCGCGGCGTTGACATCATCCTGGGCGGCAGGCTTGAAAGCTATGACCCCATGGGGGATTTGAAAACTTTCCTGGCCGAAGAACTCTCCAAAACCACCGTCGACCGAGAGAAACTCACCGAGTTCGAGAAGGGCATCGAAGCGGAGGAAGCCGAGATCACCCGGCTCCAGGGCCAGATCAACACCCTGCGACTGGAGTACATTCAGGAGGTAAAGACCGACCCGGCAGCCGCGGTCCAAAGCGGCAAGTTGGCCGAGATCGACGAACATGAGCGGATGCTCAAGGCTGTTGCCGAACACTATATGACGGTTTATGGCAAGTGGATTGGCGATATGGCCAACGAACAGCCCGCCAATCCCAAGAAAATGGAATGCCGTATCGACACCGGGCGTTGCCAGTCGGTGCTGGATAAAGAGAAAAAGCGCTTCAATGAATGGCTGGAACGCTATGTTGCTGTCGTGAAGGCCGGTGGCCTCCACGTCATCGGCACCGAGCGCCACGAGGCCCGCCGCATCGATAACCAGCTCCGCGGCCGTTCGGGGCGCCAGGGCGATCCGGGTTCGTCACGCTTTTTCGTCTCGCTGGAAGACGACATCATGCGCCGTTTTGGCGGCGATATGGTCAGGGGGTTGATGGAGCGGCTTGGCTTCGATGAGAACACGCCGATCGAAAACTCCATGATCTCAAAGTCGATCGAAAACGCGCAGAAACGGGTTGAGGGTTTCAACTTCGACATCCGCAAGAACCTGGTCGAGTATGACGACGTGGTCAACAAGCACCGCGAAATCATCTACGGCGAAAGAAAGAAAATCCTGGAAGGAGCCGACCTCAGAAGCAACATCCTGAACATGGTCAAAGAAACCATCGATGCAATCGTCGCCGACCGGCTGGCAGGTTTGGACTACCAGGACTGGGACACCGCCGGACTCTTGACCGATATCGGCGCGTTTATGACGATTCCGGCGGACCTGACCGCGGAAGAAATCCAGAGACTGTCAGCAGACGAAGTCGCCGAGCGGTTGAAGTGCTGGGCTGAAGAGCAATATGCCAAAAAAGAACAGGAAATAAGCCCTGAGATACTTCGGCAGATCGAACGCCATCTGATGCTCCGGGTCATCGACACCCTCTGGATCGAGCACCTAACTTTCGTGGAACACTTGAGGCTGGAAGCCGGTTGGCAGACGCTGCGGCAGGTCAAGGCGGTGGACGCCTACAAAAACGAAGGGTATCGAGCCTTCGAGGACCTACTTGATGGCATTAAACATGACGTAGTCCATACCATTTTCAAGGTCCAGGTAGTGAGGCAGGGAGCCCCCGGAGCGGCTCCTCAAAGGATCCAGGCCAGACAGGCGCCGCTGGCTGTCGGAGCGGCAGTCAGTTCCGCCGCCGAAACGGTTGCGCTAAAGGCGGGGGCAACTTCACCAATGCAGGCGGCGGCAGCGGGCGCTAATGTCAGTCACGCCGCTAAGGACGCCGAAGGCCACAAGGTCGGCCGCAACGATCCCTGCCCTTGCGGCAGCGGCAAAAAATACAAAAAGTGCTGTGGGGCGTAG
- the hisA gene encoding 1-(5-phosphoribosyl)-5-[(5-phosphoribosylamino)methylideneamino]imidazole-4-carboxamide isomerase — protein MEKTIEIIPAIDIRGGRCVRLVQGDYSRETVYSDNPVDMALKWQSMGAPRLHIVDLDGAASGEMINLSVISQIAQAAQVPVQLGGGIRDIGHIKKLLSAGIDRVILGTAAVENPALVQEACGKYAESIIVSLDARNGKMAVKGWKEETDLPVLAFARQMMGLGVRRFVFTDISRDGMLTEPNFTALFDLMQAIKAPVIASGGIASISHLQILKLVGAEGAILGKSIYSGAIDLRQALKTIDKS, from the coding sequence TTGGAGAAAACCATCGAAATTATCCCCGCGATAGACATCCGAGGCGGCCGCTGCGTCCGGTTGGTGCAGGGGGATTATTCCCGCGAAACAGTCTATTCCGACAATCCGGTCGACATGGCCCTCAAGTGGCAGTCGATGGGCGCCCCCCGCCTCCACATCGTCGACCTTGACGGTGCGGCCTCGGGGGAGATGATTAACCTCAGCGTCATCAGCCAGATCGCCCAGGCCGCCCAGGTCCCGGTGCAGCTCGGCGGCGGTATCCGGGACATCGGGCATATCAAGAAACTTCTTTCAGCAGGAATCGACCGGGTCATACTGGGAACAGCGGCCGTCGAAAACCCGGCATTGGTCCAGGAGGCCTGCGGCAAGTACGCCGAATCCATCATCGTCAGCCTGGATGCCAGAAACGGCAAGATGGCGGTCAAAGGCTGGAAAGAGGAGACCGATTTGCCGGTGTTGGCATTCGCCCGGCAGATGATGGGACTGGGCGTACGGCGTTTCGTTTTCACCGATATTTCTCGCGACGGGATGCTGACCGAACCCAATTTCACAGCTTTGTTCGACCTCATGCAAGCTATAAAAGCACCGGTGATCGCTTCAGGCGGCATTGCTTCGATCAGCCATCTCCAGATACTGAAACTAGTCGGAGCCGAAGGGGCGATACTGGGCAAGTCCATCTATTCGGGGGCTATCGACCTGAGACAAGCCCTGAAAACAATCGATAAATCCTGA
- the hisI gene encoding phosphoribosyl-AMP cyclohydrolase, whose amino-acid sequence MAVKDKGLKLDDKGLVAAIVQDVKTGQVLMLGYMNKESAKLTLETGSVWFYSRSRQELWNKGATSGNKLIVKEVWLDCDNDAILVKAEPVGPTCHTGETSCFFEPLTMEYVAATKE is encoded by the coding sequence ATGGCAGTCAAGGACAAGGGATTAAAACTGGATGACAAAGGGCTGGTCGCGGCCATCGTGCAGGACGTCAAGACCGGCCAGGTATTGATGCTGGGTTACATGAACAAGGAATCGGCCAAACTGACCCTGGAGACCGGCAGCGTCTGGTTCTACAGCCGATCGCGCCAGGAACTCTGGAACAAAGGCGCCACCTCCGGCAACAAGCTTATCGTCAAGGAAGTTTGGTTGGACTGCGACAACGATGCCATCCTGGTTAAGGCCGAGCCAGTGGGTCCCACCTGCCACACCGGCGAGACCAGTTGTTTCTTCGAGCCACTCACCATGGAATACGTTGCCGCAACTAAGGAATAG
- a CDS encoding DUF1385 domain-containing protein produces MAQKFYYGGQAIIEGVMIRGQKSLVTAVRRPQGDILVEAQPLPSIYTGKLRQIPFIRGVIVLLEAMFLGMQTLMHSAEVAIQEEETEKVSPWLLWGFVGFSLAASIAIFVLTPLLVTSIFNRWLESAVLFNLVEGFIRMALFIGYLKLVGGMADIKRMFAYHGAEHQSINAFEHGVKLEPLTVREFSTAHTRCGTSFLLAVMVIAIFVFSLIGKPVLWMMILSRILLLPVIAGISYEFTRYAAGHGDNALVKGLTRPGLWLQGLSTRVPELAQLEVGIAALKKAIVIDHPEMEAELYPAPVTVEIPVETEPVTDAEPLT; encoded by the coding sequence ATGGCACAGAAATTTTATTACGGCGGCCAGGCGATCATCGAAGGGGTGATGATACGCGGACAGAAATCGCTGGTTACGGCCGTCAGGCGGCCACAAGGGGATATCCTCGTTGAGGCACAACCGCTGCCCAGCATCTACACCGGCAAACTCCGGCAGATACCTTTCATCCGCGGCGTCATCGTTCTCCTCGAGGCGATGTTCCTCGGCATGCAGACGCTGATGCACTCGGCCGAAGTGGCGATTCAGGAGGAAGAAACCGAGAAAGTGTCGCCTTGGCTTCTCTGGGGTTTCGTCGGCTTTTCCCTTGCCGCCTCGATCGCCATCTTCGTTCTGACCCCGCTATTGGTCACCAGCATCTTCAACCGCTGGCTGGAATCAGCAGTCCTGTTCAACCTGGTTGAAGGCTTCATCCGCATGGCCCTGTTTATCGGCTATTTGAAGCTGGTCGGCGGGATGGCTGATATCAAGCGGATGTTCGCCTATCACGGCGCGGAACACCAGAGTATCAATGCCTTTGAGCACGGCGTAAAACTTGAACCGTTAACTGTTCGCGAATTTTCTACCGCTCATACCCGTTGCGGCACCAGTTTCCTGCTGGCGGTCATGGTCATCGCTATATTCGTCTTCTCCCTTATCGGCAAACCGGTTTTGTGGATGATGATCCTGTCACGGATTCTGCTTTTGCCGGTTATCGCCGGGATTTCCTACGAATTCACCCGTTACGCCGCCGGTCACGGCGATAACGCCCTGGTAAAAGGACTCACCCGCCCAGGCTTGTGGCTGCAAGGGTTGAGCACACGCGTTCCGGAATTAGCCCAGCTCGAAGTCGGCATTGCCGCGTTAAAGAAAGCGATCGTTATTGATCATCCGGAAATGGAAGCCGAATTGTACCCGGCCCCGGTGACGGTCGAGATTCCCGTTGAAACTGAGCCGGTGACGGACGCCGAGCCGCTGACTTAG